CTACATTTATACAATTTATACAATGcataattccttttaaaaatcagcaaTTTGCGTCATTCTTGTTTTGCTAGTCATGGGGTCTTTGAGACCCTGTAGTCTTGTCCCCAACAAAAGGAAATAGATCTGGCTCCTGAAATTTCAGCAAGTATTTTCCAAGAGTTGCTCAAAGCCATAAGGACTAGTAACTTGCacttatttttttttctattttacaaaaaatgtttatttgagcAATAATATTCATAGGCTGCCCACTAACAAAGTTGTCCGGGCAGCTTCCAGtaacaataaaacaatcaattataGAACAGAGAATAATaccagcttaaaaacaacaaaaaataaacctCAGCAACACCCAAAATGTGAAATCTTGATGCCTCCAGAGACTGGTGGCTTTTTTTTCTGTCCTTCCCAGGAATTGTGGCATACACACAACCCCTGAATGTTAAACTAAATTTAAATCCAGGTATGAAGAATAGCTTCTGTTCTATATCCATGGATAGCAAAAGAAAACTCCAAATTACCCATATTATCTATCAGCCCCACCCTCatccacctcccacccccaaatggatctACTTTAGCAGAGAAGATTCTGAAAGTGGATCTGTTCCAGAGCAGATCTGTGGGATTCCACACCAACACATCAATGACACATTAAGTAGGGGACTACCGCAACTGCCCACCGCTTCCTCGCAGGCAGGATCTGACCATGGCGACTGGCCACCTCAACCACATCTGGAAGTGGTCCTTTGATGAAACCCTCTTATGACTTGAATGGCTTCCCTCTCTCAATGCCTTTGCTTTCAGACGGTGGCACAGACTTTGTGCCACTGGCCTGGGAGACCCAGACTGCGCATGCACCTTCCGGGTGGCAAAAGACCGGCAATTGCAAAAGAGGATTACCAGAGCAGGGTTCGCCCGGAAAAAGATCTAATTTCAGATCTGCAAGAACGGACTGTTGTAATAGTTTTCCATGCTGTTTGATGTGGCCAGCCAAACCAAGCGTTCTCCGCGAACTTTCTCTTTTGCCCCTACAATTAATTCCCCCGTGGGAACATTGCAAGCGTTAAAAAGTTTTTGTTCTGAAGTGCGGTACTGCAATGAAGTTAAACGGGAAAGGTGAAAGGTAACAGGACGAAGGTATTAAGAACGCAGAGCTCAAGGATAAGGTCTGTGGGGTAAGGAACTGAAGATCACATTAACTAGCCACCAGGAAgttggtgttcccccccccccccagactggaCTGCTAgaggcttggtgtgtgtgtgtgtgtgtgtgtgtgctgttcctCCATATGCAAAATTCCCCATAGATAGAAACATAGCATGCCCAAGTTCCTTTTATTGATGTGCTAATTCTCTGTGTGCAGGAAgatcctgcccctgcccccaaattaGGGAACATTCAACTGTGTGAACACCCCACAGCACTGTAAAATTGTACAGCCCAGAAAAAGCTCTATCACGTGACCCAAAGTGAAGATAAAGCCTGTTGTGGTATATCCTGCGTGTTTCCCATGACGCCTAGCAGGAAATATCCGCTGTGAGGTTTCTTCCTACGCTACCAAAGCACGAGTCTTTCTAGAGTTGCTCTCCGGTGTGACTTTTCTGGTGCCTGATCAAATTCGACCGGTCGCCGAAACTTTTCCCGCAGTCCGAGCATTTGaacggcttctctcctgtgtgggtccTCTCGTGCGCCAGCAAGTTGGCGCTCTGGTTGAACCCTTTCCCGCAGCTggagcacttgtagggcttctctcccgtgtgggtccTCTCATGTTTGATCAGGCTCGACTTGTAAGGGAAGCTTTTCCCACAGCTGGGGCATCTGTACGGCTTCTCCCTCGTGTGAGTTCTCTTGTGGACGGCGAGAGTAGTTTTGTTGGTGAAGGTTTTCCCACAGTGAGTGCACTTATATGGCCTCTCCCCCGTGTGCGTCCTCTCGTGCACGACGAGGTTCCGTCTCTCgtggaagcttttcccacactcggaGCATTTGTAGGGTTTCTCTTCCGCCTGGGCCCCTACGTATCTAGTCAGGGCTGAGTCACCACCAGAACTTTCCCCTCCGTCTGAGGACGGATTCGTTTTCTCCCCTTTGTGCGTCCTCTCGTGCCTGAGGAGGTTCGACCTCTGAACAAAGCTTTTCCCACAATCTGGGCAGGCGtgcggcttctcccctgtgtgagttctctcGTGCTTAATCAGGCTCGATTTGCTGGTGAAGCCTTTCCCGCAACCTGAGCATCCGTACGGTTTTTCTCCGGTGTGAGTCCTCTCGTGCACAACGAGGCTTGACTTGTTCGTGAAGCTTTTTCCGCAGACGCGGCACCGGTaaggtttctctcccgtgtgggtctTCTTGTGCTTCACGAGGTTGCGCCCGTCGTTTAAGCACCTCCCGCAATCAGAGCACTTGTGGGGCTTTTCCCCCGTGTGGGTCCTCTGGTGCACAATGAAGTTGGATCTCTGGCCGAAGCTCTTCCTGCACTCCAAACACTGGTAAGGTTTCTTCCTGGTGTGGGCTCTCTCGTGGATGAGGAGCTTGTACTTCAAGTTGTAGGTCCGGCCACAGTAAGCGCACTTGTACAGGCTCTCTCCGTTGTGAGTTCTCTCGTGTGCAAGGCGCTTCAATTTCTGAATGACGCTTTTCCCACAGGCCGAAAACCAATATGGCTTCCCTCCCGCTTGGGTTTTCCTGTGCCTGAGGAGGGCCGACCTATAGCCGAATCTTTTCCCGCAGCTGAAGCACGTGTATGGCTTCTCTACTCGATGGGCCCTCTCGTGCCTGACCAGGCTCGATTTGTCAACAAAGCTTTTCCCACAGGCAGAGCATGGGTACGGTTTCTCTCCAGTGTGGCTTCTTTCATGGATGACGAGGCTCAAGCTGTGGTTGAACCTCTTCCCGCACTTTGAGCACTGGAAGGCCTCCTCTTCCTTGTGCATTATCTCATGGGCGTGAAGGTGCGACCTCTGAACAAAGCCTTTCCCGCACTCGGCGCATTTGtacggcttctcgcccgtgtgagTTCTCTCATGGATGAGAAAGTTGCACCTCTGAATGAAGCCCTTTCCACAGTGAGAGCACTTGTACGGCCTCTCCCCGGCCTCCATCTTCTCGTGCCTGAGAAGCGCTGACTTGTGGCGGAAATTCTTCCCGCACTCTGAGCACTGgtacggcttctctcccgtgtgggtccTCTCGTGCCTGGTCAGGATCGACCTCTGGCTGAAGCTCCTCCCGCACTCGGCACACCTGTgcggcttctccccggtgtgcgtCTTCTTGTGCCGTACGAGGCTCGACCTCTGCGTGAAGCTCTTCTCGCAGTCTGGGCACGGGTACACTTTCTCGCCCACGTGGCTCCTTTCGTGGACGACAAGGTTGAGGCTGTGCTTGAATCTCTTCCCACACTTTGTGCACTGATAGGGCTCCTCGGGCTTATGCGTCATCTCGTGGACGAGCAGGTGCCACCTCTGGACGAAGCTTTTCCCGCAGTCCGAGCACAGGTACGGTTTCTCACCGGTGTGGATTCTCTCGTGGATGAGGAAGTTGGACCTCTGAATGAAGCCCTTTCCGCAGTGAGAGCATTCGTATGGCCTCTCCCCAGCCTCCATCTTCTCGTGCCTGAGAAGGGCCGACTTGTGGCGGAAATTCTTCCCGCACTCTGAGCATTTgtacggcttctctcccgtgtgggtccTCTCGTGCCTGGTCAGGATCGACCTCTGGCTGAAGCTCCTCCCGCACTCTGCACATtcgtagggcttctcccctgtgtgcgtCTTCTCGTGTCGGATGAGGCTCGACCTCTGCGtgaagcttttcccgcagtcTGAGCATTTATTCTCTTTCTCCTCCGTGCACCTTTTCCCATGGCCCTCTTCTGTCAGGATAAAGGGAAAGCAAACGAGTTAACAAGCAAGTTTGACTGGGAAGGGGAACTGTACAATGTGTTATCTTAACAATGGGTATGAATCTACTTATGTTGTCACCCAAGTGGAACGCCTACCTGCTCGACAAAtagatagctcagtcggcagagcataaAACCCTTCATCTCAGGGTGGTGGATTCGagtgcaaaatattcctgcattttggGCCATTTGTCAAATTTTTAGAGACAGCTATATGTACTTGGGCCCTGGATTCTTACtatagcctggatagctcagctggttagagtgtgatgcggataacgccaaggttgcaggtttgattcctgtAAGgggcagctacatattcctgcattgcagggggttggactagatcagcgtttctcaaccgctgttccgcggcacactagtgtgccgcgagacgctggcttgtgtgccgcgacgtgcggcgacgagaagggcgatttgcattgtcacgtgcctggcggccgccaatatacaacgctgacccgccggaaaggaagccggccaggtcacgacgcggggcgagcacagctctcaacagccaccaccacgggagggtggttttagacaaacttaaagaagctggctggatgagctcaacctgaaacttgctgagcaaaggattgtgctggcagagaaatcagtggcttgtgaagccttattacaggagattgcaaccaacacagcaattggcaagtgtttcttacagtcataattatatagtccatatagggcggcacagagttaatttttttaacttttttaatggtggtgtgcctcgtgatttttttcatggaacaagtgtgccttggcccaaaaaaggttgagaaacactggactagatgatcctcaaagtcccttccaacgctattattattattattattattattattattattattattattattattatgctacagtggaagtcgaatggaatctgttccagaagtccattcaacttccaaatcatttggaaaccaaggtgcagcttccgattggctgcaggaaactcctgcagccaatcggaagctgtggaagtcacattggacattcaggttcctaagaacgttcgcaaaccggaacactcacttccgggtttgcggagttcgggagccaaaatgtttgactcgcaaggcgtttgggatccaaggtacgacggtattattattattatccctttcCACAGATGGGTCTCAAGGCAACGTACAATacaaacaacttttaaaagttaaaagcaacACCCACAGAAACAGATATATTTATCCAAAACAAAGCAGGCATCCAAGGCAGGGGCCCATTAATTCAACTGGGAAAACCCATTGGAACagaaatgtcttcaattgtttccagaaagtgcagatagtggcCACTTGTCATTATCTCGACAAGGAAGCTATTCCACAGAGCCTGGAGGAGGATCACACTTTTTCTTCACTGCTGTTGTTTTTGGACATACATGTTCATAACTCCACACAAATACACTCCCTTCCAGTCGATGGCGCAAGCACAGAAGTTGTCCCTGAGAGCAAAGTGTAAATCAAGAGTCTAGCTTCACTTTGAGTATGAGGTGAGCATTATGAGAAAAGAGTAGAAATTTGTGAGTATCTATGGGACAGTTAATGTGCTGCTTATTATTATGAAGCCTCCCTGTGCCTGTAGTAGTCGTTGGTTCCAACAGCCACTACAGGCAGCTGTCGCCGGAGATTATCCTTCCAGTTCAAAGCTTGCCCTGCATGTTGGgcagagagagagctgctgctgAAAATCAAAGCACAAATGCGGTTTCGATTCTGCAAAAGCAGAATATCAGTAGGTATTGTTGACCTGTCTCTCTGACAGTTATTTTAATAGGATCTTGGAAGACTGCTTTTATTTAGGGATCCAAACTTAGCTAAATAAACCTCTCACCTGAGTGGGCAGGTGGGGATGTTTTGTTTTCCTCAGAGCCCTGGTGATACACTACCCAAAGCCCATCATCTTCTTCCTTCTTGATTATCACAGCAGAAAACCCTGGTTGGTGGGGAAGACACTTGTTAGTATGTTAATGTCAGTACAGTACGGGACTTTCGATTTTCAAAGCACTTCCCCTGCATCATCTAGTTGCAATCTTTACAAACAGCCCAACAAGGCAAGCGAGCATTATTACCCCCCACCCATTTAACAGATGGGAAGACTGAGGCTGGGATACAAGTGGCTTGCCTAAGGGCAGCTACTAAGTTGATGGCAGAGGTAAGATTTAAATCAGGATTTCCCCTAACAGCCACTACGCTGTGCAAGTTGTCCTAAGTGCAGAATGATATCCTGACCTCCAACAAAGGTGAAGGGAAGACCCCTTCACCTCTCCCACAAATCCCAGGGCATCTCATGAGTCAGATTACCCCATCCCTCACTCAAGATGAGGCAGAACATTATGAAAATATTAACCATTGGGAAACCAAAGAACCACAGAATCAGGGCAGCCATCCAAGGGCCTGAGAACCatctttggtgggggggggagtgttgacctttggggagggtggggcctgaaagtggtgggtggggccaaaggcaaaTGGGGATGGAGCAACACTCTTACCTTTCTGTTTTAGGCTACATTCCGGCCAaacaatacaggtgaaactcagaaaattagaatattgtcaa
Above is a window of Zootoca vivipara chromosome 2, rZooViv1.1, whole genome shotgun sequence DNA encoding:
- the LOC118080970 gene encoding zinc finger protein 585A-like isoform X1 produces the protein MAINTQKCCFCLFPFPSAFSLPEPDMLSRLDPREDPWVPDLPAKKEREIPLDGGEEFPDVIIKVEQEEELWLPEKLEQGAKPLNSPLQDRETVSSGFSAVIIKKEEDDGLWVVYHQGSEENKTSPPAHSEEGHGKRCTEEKENKCSDCGKSFTQRSSLIRHEKTHTGEKPYECAECGRSFSQRSILTRHERTHTGEKPYKCSECGKNFRHKSALLRHEKMEAGERPYECSHCGKGFIQRSNFLIHERIHTGEKPYLCSDCGKSFVQRWHLLVHEMTHKPEEPYQCTKCGKRFKHSLNLVVHERSHVGEKVYPCPDCEKSFTQRSSLVRHKKTHTGEKPHRCAECGRSFSQRSILTRHERTHTGEKPYQCSECGKNFRHKSALLRHEKMEAGERPYKCSHCGKGFIQRCNFLIHERTHTGEKPYKCAECGKGFVQRSHLHAHEIMHKEEEAFQCSKCGKRFNHSLSLVIHERSHTGEKPYPCSACGKSFVDKSSLVRHERAHRVEKPYTCFSCGKRFGYRSALLRHRKTQAGGKPYWFSACGKSVIQKLKRLAHERTHNGESLYKCAYCGRTYNLKYKLLIHERAHTRKKPYQCLECRKSFGQRSNFIVHQRTHTGEKPHKCSDCGRCLNDGRNLVKHKKTHTGEKPYRCRVCGKSFTNKSSLVVHERTHTGEKPYGCSGCGKGFTSKSSLIKHERTHTGEKPHACPDCGKSFVQRSNLLRHERTHKGEKTNPSSDGGESSGGDSALTRYVGAQAEEKPYKCSECGKSFHERRNLVVHERTHTGERPYKCTHCGKTFTNKTTLAVHKRTHTREKPYRCPSCGKSFPYKSSLIKHERTHTGEKPYKCSSCGKGFNQSANLLAHERTHTGEKPFKCSDCGKSFGDRSNLIRHQKSHTGEQL
- the LOC118080970 gene encoding zinc finger protein 585A-like isoform X2 codes for the protein MQRLQGGAAFSLPEPDMLSRLDPREDPWVPDLPAKKEREIPLDGGEEFPDVIIKVEQEEELWLPEKLEQGAKPLNSPLQDRETVSSGFSAVIIKKEEDDGLWVVYHQGSEENKTSPPAHSEEGHGKRCTEEKENKCSDCGKSFTQRSSLIRHEKTHTGEKPYECAECGRSFSQRSILTRHERTHTGEKPYKCSECGKNFRHKSALLRHEKMEAGERPYECSHCGKGFIQRSNFLIHERIHTGEKPYLCSDCGKSFVQRWHLLVHEMTHKPEEPYQCTKCGKRFKHSLNLVVHERSHVGEKVYPCPDCEKSFTQRSSLVRHKKTHTGEKPHRCAECGRSFSQRSILTRHERTHTGEKPYQCSECGKNFRHKSALLRHEKMEAGERPYKCSHCGKGFIQRCNFLIHERTHTGEKPYKCAECGKGFVQRSHLHAHEIMHKEEEAFQCSKCGKRFNHSLSLVIHERSHTGEKPYPCSACGKSFVDKSSLVRHERAHRVEKPYTCFSCGKRFGYRSALLRHRKTQAGGKPYWFSACGKSVIQKLKRLAHERTHNGESLYKCAYCGRTYNLKYKLLIHERAHTRKKPYQCLECRKSFGQRSNFIVHQRTHTGEKPHKCSDCGRCLNDGRNLVKHKKTHTGEKPYRCRVCGKSFTNKSSLVVHERTHTGEKPYGCSGCGKGFTSKSSLIKHERTHTGEKPHACPDCGKSFVQRSNLLRHERTHKGEKTNPSSDGGESSGGDSALTRYVGAQAEEKPYKCSECGKSFHERRNLVVHERTHTGERPYKCTHCGKTFTNKTTLAVHKRTHTREKPYRCPSCGKSFPYKSSLIKHERTHTGEKPYKCSSCGKGFNQSANLLAHERTHTGEKPFKCSDCGKSFGDRSNLIRHQKSHTGEQL
- the LOC118080970 gene encoding zinc finger protein 850-like isoform X3, yielding MLSRLDPREDPWVPDLPAKKEREIPLDGGEEFPDVIIKVEQEEELWLPEKLEQGAKPLNSPLQDRETVSSGFSAVIIKKEEDDGLWVVYHQGSEENKTSPPAHSEEGHGKRCTEEKENKCSDCGKSFTQRSSLIRHEKTHTGEKPYECAECGRSFSQRSILTRHERTHTGEKPYKCSECGKNFRHKSALLRHEKMEAGERPYECSHCGKGFIQRSNFLIHERIHTGEKPYLCSDCGKSFVQRWHLLVHEMTHKPEEPYQCTKCGKRFKHSLNLVVHERSHVGEKVYPCPDCEKSFTQRSSLVRHKKTHTGEKPHRCAECGRSFSQRSILTRHERTHTGEKPYQCSECGKNFRHKSALLRHEKMEAGERPYKCSHCGKGFIQRCNFLIHERTHTGEKPYKCAECGKGFVQRSHLHAHEIMHKEEEAFQCSKCGKRFNHSLSLVIHERSHTGEKPYPCSACGKSFVDKSSLVRHERAHRVEKPYTCFSCGKRFGYRSALLRHRKTQAGGKPYWFSACGKSVIQKLKRLAHERTHNGESLYKCAYCGRTYNLKYKLLIHERAHTRKKPYQCLECRKSFGQRSNFIVHQRTHTGEKPHKCSDCGRCLNDGRNLVKHKKTHTGEKPYRCRVCGKSFTNKSSLVVHERTHTGEKPYGCSGCGKGFTSKSSLIKHERTHTGEKPHACPDCGKSFVQRSNLLRHERTHKGEKTNPSSDGGESSGGDSALTRYVGAQAEEKPYKCSECGKSFHERRNLVVHERTHTGERPYKCTHCGKTFTNKTTLAVHKRTHTREKPYRCPSCGKSFPYKSSLIKHERTHTGEKPYKCSSCGKGFNQSANLLAHERTHTGEKPFKCSDCGKSFGDRSNLIRHQKSHTGEQL